In Pirellulaceae bacterium, one DNA window encodes the following:
- the nadB gene encoding L-aspartate oxidase: MSSLPRYLVAFHPKSVPHYFTDVLIIGGGLAGLRASIEIPSDQSVVVATKDNLHESSSNYAQGGIAGVWDPDDRFEDHIADTLDAGGNLCNRQIVEMVIREAPDRIQELIDWGTQFDQDAGELLLGREGGHSRHRILHALGDSTGKEIMRAVVHWTQRFPNVQLWKNAFTIDLLVEEGRCRGALIWNPHHGKMMVWAKQTILCTGGAGQVYRESTNPVVATGDGIAVAYRAGAEIRDMEFMQFHPTVLYIAGSSRSLITEAMRGEGAHLVDATGDRFMANYDARGELAPRDVVSQAIVSQMDKTKHPCVYLDVSHLESERIRERFPGITKSCTKFGIDITKDRIPVRPGAHYMIGGVSVDGSGQTSVPGLWAAGEVTSSGLHGANRLASNSLLEGLVYGAHAGRGASLAAREVVDDFQAPPLSSPAVVPAGESLDLGDIRNSLKSMMWRSAGVRRDQASLATAGSMIENWCQYVLSQQFFDPTGWELQNMLEVSRLMIRAAAKREESRGVHLRTDFPNVDDDRWRRHLIWQRTDCESKPA; the protein is encoded by the coding sequence ATGTCTAGTCTACCTCGATATCTTGTGGCTTTTCACCCGAAGAGTGTGCCCCATTACTTTACCGATGTGTTGATCATTGGTGGAGGGTTGGCTGGCTTGCGGGCTTCGATCGAAATCCCATCAGATCAGTCGGTTGTGGTCGCGACCAAAGATAATCTGCATGAATCGAGTAGTAATTACGCCCAAGGCGGTATTGCCGGCGTTTGGGATCCCGATGATCGATTTGAGGATCACATTGCCGACACCCTCGATGCGGGAGGCAATCTTTGCAATCGACAAATCGTGGAAATGGTAATTCGTGAAGCGCCCGACCGAATTCAGGAACTCATTGATTGGGGTACCCAATTTGATCAGGATGCGGGTGAGTTGCTTTTGGGCCGAGAAGGTGGGCACAGTCGGCATCGGATCTTGCACGCTCTTGGCGATTCCACGGGAAAGGAAATTATGCGGGCCGTTGTGCATTGGACCCAGCGATTTCCGAATGTTCAGCTATGGAAAAACGCCTTTACCATCGATCTGCTTGTCGAGGAGGGCCGTTGTCGAGGTGCACTGATTTGGAATCCTCACCACGGAAAAATGATGGTTTGGGCGAAACAGACAATCCTGTGTACCGGTGGAGCGGGGCAGGTTTATCGAGAGTCGACCAACCCGGTCGTGGCCACTGGCGACGGAATTGCTGTCGCCTATCGCGCAGGGGCTGAAATTCGCGACATGGAATTCATGCAATTTCATCCAACGGTGCTTTACATCGCGGGCAGCAGTCGCAGTCTGATTACTGAGGCGATGCGTGGCGAGGGTGCTCACTTGGTTGATGCTACCGGTGATCGATTTATGGCGAATTATGACGCCAGGGGCGAGTTGGCTCCTCGCGATGTGGTATCGCAAGCTATTGTGTCGCAAATGGATAAGACGAAGCACCCGTGTGTCTACCTGGATGTGAGTCACCTGGAATCGGAACGAATTCGCGAGCGTTTTCCTGGCATTACGAAAAGCTGCACGAAGTTTGGTATCGACATCACGAAGGATCGCATTCCCGTGCGACCTGGAGCCCATTACATGATTGGTGGGGTCTCGGTTGACGGGTCGGGGCAGACGAGCGTCCCGGGGTTATGGGCCGCGGGTGAAGTCACATCGAGCGGACTGCATGGTGCCAATCGTCTCGCGTCCAATAGTTTACTTGAGGGGTTGGTTTATGGGGCCCATGCCGGACGGGGTGCCTCGTTGGCAGCCCGGGAGGTCGTTGACGACTTCCAAGCTCCACCCCTTTCCTCTCCCGCTGTCGTTCCTGCGGGGGAATCTTTGGATTTGGGCGACATTCGCAATTCGCTCAAGAGCATGATGTGGCGGTCCGCCGGGGTTCGAAGGGACCAAGCATCACTCGCCACTGCCGGCTCGATGATCGAAAATTGGTGCCAATATGTGCTTTCTCAGCAGTTTTTTGATCCGACTGGCTGGGAATTACAAAATATGTTGGAGGTGTCTCGGTTGATGATTCGGGCGGCTGCAAAGCGGGAAGAGTCTCGTGGTGTGCATCTTCGCACCGATTTTCCGAACGTTGACGATGATCGGTGGCGGCGACATTTGATTTGGCAACGCACCGATTGCGAGTCGAAGCCGGCTTGA
- a CDS encoding ATP-binding cassette domain-containing protein produces the protein MSDNSNSVPMIEAQGLSKFYGDFAACRDVSFEVKQGEIVAFLGPNGAGKSTAMKLLTGYLSPSAGIARIAGHDMANDRLAGSTRLGYLPENGPLYPDMTPAGLLDFFADARGLSQSEKRSRTEAVADICALSTVFHKPISKLSKGYRQRVGMAQALLHEPEVLIMDEPTAGLDPNQIHEVRRTMQRLGAARTILLSTHILQEVEAMASRVIVINEGRIVADGPISQFTEGGKSLGDEFQRLTAGTAT, from the coding sequence ATGAGTGACAACAGCAACTCAGTTCCGATGATTGAGGCCCAAGGGCTCTCCAAGTTCTACGGCGATTTTGCCGCCTGTCGGGACGTAAGTTTTGAAGTGAAACAAGGAGAAATTGTTGCTTTTCTCGGGCCAAACGGCGCTGGGAAGAGCACCGCGATGAAGCTGCTGACGGGATATTTATCACCTTCGGCGGGCATTGCACGAATTGCCGGTCACGACATGGCAAATGATCGACTCGCCGGTTCGACCCGTTTAGGCTACCTGCCTGAAAATGGGCCACTGTATCCTGATATGACGCCTGCCGGCTTATTAGATTTTTTCGCCGATGCGCGGGGGCTCAGCCAGTCTGAGAAACGATCTCGGACTGAAGCGGTAGCTGATATTTGCGCTCTCTCGACCGTGTTTCACAAACCGATCAGTAAGTTATCGAAGGGCTATCGACAACGTGTTGGAATGGCTCAAGCTTTGTTGCACGAGCCAGAAGTCCTGATTATGGACGAACCGACTGCTGGGCTTGACCCCAACCAAATTCATGAAGTGCGTCGTACGATGCAGCGTTTGGGAGCCGCTCGGACCATCTTGCTCTCTACCCATATCCTCCAAGAAGTTGAGGCGATGGCCAGTCGCGTGATTGTGATCAATGAAGGTCGCATCGTGGCTGACGGGCCGATCAGCCAGTTTACGGAGGGTGGCAAGAGTTTGGGTGACGAGTTCCAGCGACTTACGGCGGGAACTGCGACCTAG
- a CDS encoding Gldg family protein encodes MGITLPILLLLVIDLVFVLIGFGLLKLLSKYKHAAHAVMKRNFVGYFSNPTGYLFILLFVGLCSASAFYPHDFFNDNLATLHQLNLWFPWIMLVYIPTITMGIWSEERRQGTDELLLTVPADDWDIVLGKYLSAAAIFTVSLLFSQVANFMVMASLSLGELDLGLFVTTYLGYWLIGLAMISIGMVGSFLTKNQTIGFILGAVFNLPLVISAHADAIFSSDFAQQISRLSYADQFFDFGRGVVSLRAIVFFILVISIGLYLSVVLVGRRHWLGGKDGDSMLGHYVVRVVALMIFAFSLTFFFFNNDRVRFDGSSQQVSSLSSDTKTLLGSLNESGDQTILIEAFISKKIPEDYAKTKLDLISKLNEFKARAGNGVVVKIYDNLEPSSDEAIRAEEQYGILPATVLIRERGAMRQEDIYLGAAFSRGLEKVVVPFFDQGIPVEYELIRSMAIVADPVRKKLGVVTTGAQLFGGFDMQSMRQNPKQLIIEELEKQYEVVQIDPTNPIQEKLDVMLAVQPSSLNPQQMDNFVAAVGSGIPTAIFEDPMPVMMSAVGTSQPNPPRGGMMGMGGQPGAPKGEMSKLWDLLGIGITGKPGPGGQLQAEVVWQKYNPYKKTRGMRQITDEWVFAASDAPGAEEPLNTESPVTSELEQILMLYPGGIRETSVDEIEFTPLVKTGTDVGSIGFQQYSMIRDPRQLEFLRSSNRTDQPFVLAAQIRSKNLSEASDSADQSEQGETEKPATVNVIYVSDIDLMHSEFLRVRAQPNMGDISWQFDNVIFVLNIVDALASDERFIDIRKRQTRHSTLKLVEQKTAERRREADDEIDKFSDEFEVAEENARANQEQALRDLQSKVAELQKKAQTAGGEVNSREMQRALQAAVQRVAMTESVEQRRLETLVEQLTRDRDKKLRTIERSMDMEIQQVQNRYKAMALLLPMLPPLIIGLVVYMRRRRLEREGITSERRK; translated from the coding sequence ATGGGCATTACGCTTCCGATTTTATTGCTTTTGGTAATTGACCTGGTTTTTGTTCTGATCGGGTTCGGCTTATTAAAGTTGTTGTCGAAATACAAGCATGCGGCCCACGCCGTCATGAAACGTAATTTCGTCGGCTATTTCAGTAATCCAACGGGCTATTTGTTCATTCTGTTGTTTGTCGGATTGTGCTCGGCAAGTGCGTTTTATCCGCACGACTTTTTTAACGACAATCTGGCCACGCTACATCAATTGAATCTTTGGTTCCCCTGGATCATGCTTGTTTACATACCCACCATCACGATGGGAATCTGGTCGGAAGAACGTCGGCAAGGCACAGATGAACTTCTGTTGACGGTGCCAGCGGATGATTGGGATATCGTTCTCGGCAAATACTTGTCGGCAGCGGCAATCTTTACCGTTTCGCTGCTGTTTTCTCAGGTTGCCAATTTCATGGTGATGGCCAGCTTATCGCTTGGTGAGCTTGACCTGGGTCTATTTGTGACCACCTATTTGGGTTACTGGTTGATTGGCCTCGCGATGATTTCGATCGGGATGGTCGGGTCGTTCCTCACCAAGAATCAGACGATCGGTTTCATCCTTGGTGCTGTGTTCAACTTGCCGCTGGTCATTTCAGCTCACGCTGATGCAATTTTTTCCAGCGATTTCGCTCAACAGATTTCGCGTTTGAGTTACGCGGATCAATTCTTCGATTTTGGACGCGGCGTGGTCAGCCTACGAGCAATTGTTTTCTTTATTCTGGTCATCTCAATCGGCCTATATCTGAGCGTCGTGCTTGTCGGTCGAAGACATTGGCTGGGTGGCAAAGATGGCGATTCGATGTTGGGACATTACGTGGTGCGTGTTGTCGCTTTAATGATTTTCGCCTTCAGTCTGACTTTCTTCTTCTTCAACAACGATCGTGTACGGTTCGATGGATCGAGCCAGCAAGTCAGCTCGCTCTCATCCGACACCAAAACGCTGCTTGGCAGTCTGAATGAGAGTGGTGATCAGACGATTTTGATAGAGGCATTCATCAGTAAAAAGATTCCGGAAGACTACGCCAAAACAAAACTCGATTTGATTTCGAAGCTTAACGAGTTCAAGGCGCGAGCTGGCAACGGAGTTGTCGTGAAAATTTATGACAATTTGGAGCCCTCCAGTGATGAAGCGATTCGTGCAGAAGAACAATATGGAATTTTGCCAGCTACGGTCTTGATTCGCGAACGAGGTGCGATGCGTCAAGAGGATATTTATTTGGGGGCGGCTTTTTCACGCGGTTTGGAGAAGGTGGTTGTGCCTTTCTTTGATCAAGGTATTCCCGTCGAATATGAATTGATTCGTTCGATGGCGATTGTTGCCGATCCGGTTCGCAAGAAACTGGGAGTCGTCACCACAGGGGCACAACTGTTCGGAGGGTTTGACATGCAAAGCATGCGGCAGAATCCCAAACAGTTGATCATTGAAGAATTAGAGAAACAGTACGAAGTTGTGCAGATTGACCCCACAAATCCAATTCAAGAGAAGTTGGATGTGATGTTAGCCGTGCAACCGTCCTCGTTGAATCCGCAGCAGATGGACAATTTTGTGGCGGCGGTGGGCAGTGGAATCCCCACCGCGATTTTCGAAGATCCCATGCCGGTGATGATGTCGGCCGTCGGAACAAGCCAACCCAATCCACCCCGCGGTGGGATGATGGGAATGGGCGGGCAACCAGGTGCGCCCAAAGGAGAAATGAGCAAGTTATGGGATCTGCTGGGTATCGGAATCACCGGTAAGCCTGGTCCAGGTGGACAGTTACAAGCCGAAGTCGTTTGGCAAAAATATAATCCTTACAAGAAAACTCGGGGCATGCGGCAAATTACTGATGAATGGGTATTCGCAGCGAGTGACGCCCCCGGCGCTGAGGAGCCGCTCAACACCGAGAGTCCGGTAACTTCCGAACTGGAGCAAATCTTGATGCTTTATCCCGGAGGTATTCGGGAAACGTCGGTGGACGAGATCGAGTTTACACCGCTCGTTAAAACCGGTACCGATGTTGGTTCGATCGGTTTTCAGCAATATTCGATGATTCGTGATCCGCGACAACTGGAGTTCTTACGTTCCAGCAACCGTACGGATCAGCCCTTTGTGCTGGCAGCACAGATTCGCTCGAAGAATTTGAGCGAAGCATCAGACTCTGCGGACCAATCCGAGCAGGGTGAAACGGAAAAACCAGCGACGGTCAACGTGATTTATGTCAGTGACATTGACCTGATGCATTCTGAGTTCCTCCGAGTCCGAGCGCAGCCCAACATGGGTGACATCAGTTGGCAATTTGATAACGTGATCTTCGTCTTGAATATTGTTGATGCCTTAGCGAGTGATGAGCGTTTCATTGACATTCGTAAACGCCAGACGCGACACAGTACGCTGAAACTTGTCGAGCAAAAAACAGCTGAACGTCGACGAGAGGCGGACGATGAGATCGACAAATTCAGTGATGAATTTGAAGTGGCTGAGGAAAATGCTCGCGCCAACCAGGAACAGGCGTTGCGAGATTTGCAGTCAAAAGTTGCTGAACTGCAAAAGAAAGCTCAAACGGCCGGTGGCGAAGTGAACAGTCGTGAAATGCAGCGGGCATTGCAGGCGGCAGTTCAACGCGTTGCCATGACCGAGTCGGTCGAGCAGCGTCGATTGGAAACTCTTGTCGAACAGTTAACTCGCGATCGTGATAAAAAGTTGAGGACGATTGAGCGATCTATGGATATGGAGATACAACAGGTGCAGAATCGTTACAAGGCGATGGCGCTACTGTTGCCCATGTTGCCTCCACTGATTATCGGTCTAGTCGTTTACATGAGACGTCGGCGGCTGGAACGTGAAGGAATTACGTCGGAACGTCGGAAATAA
- a CDS encoding DUF4340 domain-containing protein, which yields MSQMTKTLVFAGLAIVAAGLAFATRTGPVGIDQPEQIGKPLFDDFEDPLAANSMKIVRFDEDLSKLSEIEIKEIDGIWTLPSHAGYPADAENKIRDAATPFVDMKIIDVVTDKDGEHATYGVLEPGADKLAVGDQGVGTLVNIKDESGKNLVDLVIGKEYQEGQHYVRPVKHSRVYLAAVDPSTLPVRFDDWIEKDLLNVSAFDISGMTLKDYSFDVAQTLRGPITQFDRRFEMQVSDENGQWKLDSLLEARNDNLVPVELTEGQQLNQERLNAMKDALDNLEIVDVARKPAGLGEDLKADKGFFNNQSGVDSLIEKGVYPVQLDGSVELLSTDGEVLVDTKEGVQYVLRFGGAAGVDTESNDAGLNRYLLVSARVNENHFPEPDLETLPSEVPALPETQSAIEGSDEVEVELEIDETEGDTPPETPEENTVLDDEVEAVTTNPEGELEAADDSAVESEATNDEATNDEAGDTCQEEPDESADATSEATAEGEEGTAEEQLQAEQERIEKANQRMIDERNDRIKAAEGKVRELNYRFADWYYVISEDVYKKIHLSLSEIVQESDAANQAGGPGAGGIDALRSLQGGGLQLPPGLQPPGN from the coding sequence ATGTCTCAAATGACTAAGACCTTGGTGTTCGCTGGACTGGCAATCGTTGCTGCCGGGTTGGCCTTTGCGACGCGCACTGGACCGGTTGGTATCGATCAGCCCGAGCAAATTGGGAAACCACTTTTCGACGACTTCGAAGACCCGTTGGCTGCAAACAGCATGAAGATCGTGCGCTTTGATGAAGATCTTTCCAAACTGAGCGAAATCGAAATCAAAGAAATTGATGGCATTTGGACGCTGCCCTCACACGCTGGATATCCGGCCGATGCCGAAAATAAGATTCGCGACGCAGCGACCCCCTTTGTCGATATGAAAATTATCGACGTTGTCACCGACAAAGATGGCGAGCACGCTACCTATGGTGTGCTGGAACCGGGTGCTGACAAATTGGCGGTCGGTGATCAAGGAGTGGGAACCCTGGTGAATATCAAAGACGAGTCCGGGAAAAACCTCGTTGATTTGGTGATCGGTAAAGAGTATCAGGAAGGCCAACATTACGTTCGGCCCGTGAAGCATTCGCGGGTCTATCTCGCCGCTGTTGATCCCTCGACATTACCGGTTCGGTTCGACGATTGGATCGAGAAAGATCTGCTGAATGTGAGTGCCTTTGATATCTCAGGCATGACCTTGAAAGATTACTCCTTTGACGTTGCACAAACCCTGAGAGGGCCAATCACGCAATTCGATCGAAGGTTTGAGATGCAAGTCTCTGACGAAAATGGTCAGTGGAAGCTCGATAGTCTACTCGAAGCGCGAAATGATAACTTGGTGCCAGTCGAACTGACCGAAGGACAGCAACTCAATCAAGAACGTCTCAACGCCATGAAGGATGCTCTCGATAATCTAGAAATTGTCGATGTGGCACGTAAGCCAGCTGGGTTAGGGGAAGATCTGAAAGCCGATAAGGGCTTCTTCAACAATCAGTCCGGTGTTGATTCACTCATTGAAAAAGGCGTTTACCCGGTGCAATTGGATGGTAGCGTCGAATTGTTGTCGACCGACGGTGAAGTTCTTGTCGATACGAAAGAAGGCGTCCAGTATGTTCTGCGTTTCGGCGGAGCGGCGGGAGTCGACACCGAATCAAATGATGCCGGATTAAATCGCTATTTGCTTGTGTCCGCGCGGGTTAACGAAAACCATTTTCCGGAACCCGATTTGGAAACTCTGCCGTCCGAGGTGCCAGCGCTGCCTGAAACACAGAGTGCGATTGAAGGTTCCGATGAAGTTGAGGTTGAATTGGAGATCGATGAGACCGAGGGGGATACGCCTCCGGAAACGCCCGAGGAGAACACGGTTCTCGACGATGAAGTTGAGGCGGTAACTACGAATCCCGAAGGCGAACTTGAAGCGGCTGATGACTCCGCAGTCGAATCAGAGGCGACCAACGACGAGGCGACCAACGACGAGGCGGGAGACACCTGTCAGGAGGAGCCCGATGAATCCGCTGACGCCACTTCAGAGGCAACAGCAGAAGGGGAGGAGGGTACTGCAGAAGAGCAGCTACAGGCCGAGCAGGAACGCATCGAAAAAGCGAATCAACGGATGATTGACGAGCGAAATGACCGCATCAAGGCGGCAGAGGGAAAAGTCCGTGAGCTGAATTATCGTTTTGCCGATTGGTATTACGTGATCTCTGAAGACGTTTATAAGAAGATCCATCTCAGCTTGTCGGAGATCGTTCAAGAATCTGATGCCGCAAATCAAGCTGGTGGTCCAGGCGCTGGTGGCATCGATGCGTTGCGGAGTCTACAGGGAGGCGGTTTGCAACTTCCACCTGGCTTGCAGCCTCCCGGTAACTAG
- a CDS encoding DUF971 domain-containing protein: MNYHPTDLTLIDQESLKISWSDGCEHIFSVRSLRDACPCASCREKRAIDTPAELLPVLTVEEAQPLRIQGMRPVGNYAYAIAFSDGHDTGIFTLEFLRELGSGTQPT; encoded by the coding sequence ATGAATTACCACCCAACCGATCTAACACTTATTGACCAAGAATCGCTCAAAATCAGCTGGAGTGATGGTTGCGAACATATCTTTAGCGTACGAAGCCTCCGCGATGCGTGCCCCTGTGCGTCTTGTCGCGAAAAGCGAGCTATCGACACACCGGCAGAATTGCTTCCGGTGCTGACCGTCGAGGAGGCGCAGCCCTTACGAATTCAAGGCATGCGTCCCGTCGGAAACTATGCGTATGCCATCGCCTTTAGCGACGGTCACGACACGGGCATCTTTACGCTCGAGTTCCTCCGCGAGTTGGGCAGCGGAACTCAACCGACGTAG
- a CDS encoding phenylacetate--CoA ligase family protein — translation MDRTIFESRRRYEQLDRKALAAHQLIRLNHLLADILPANRFYAEKLGKLDQPLNSLANLQDFPFTNKQELFDPESNPTYALNRTFDISQYVRFHRTSGTLGHPLVVLDTQEDWRWWLETWQYVLDAAEVTEQDRAALTFSYGPFIGFQSAHEALIHRNTMVLPCGGMSSLARLKLIIEHNATVLCCTPSYALHLASVATEHQIEIDKSKIRKIIVAGEPGGSIPSIRERIETAWQATLVDHAGATEIGPWGYDDAGQGLRIIESEFIPEFVSVDSQQPVEDGELAELVLTTLGRKGAPLIRYRTGDLVKPDRDVSAPNHFVRLAGGVLGRVDQMLIVRGVNIYPSAIEQILRSIPEVAEYRITAKKKGELDALSVEVEDRLQEPTRIAQLLNTRLGLKVEVRCVPCGSLPRFEQKGKRFLDQRK, via the coding sequence ATGGATCGAACAATTTTTGAATCTCGCCGCAGATACGAACAGCTAGATCGCAAAGCGCTCGCCGCTCATCAGCTCATACGTTTGAATCACTTGCTCGCAGACATACTTCCTGCGAACCGATTCTACGCAGAAAAGCTGGGGAAACTAGATCAGCCGCTGAATTCACTGGCCAATCTGCAAGATTTCCCCTTTACCAACAAACAAGAATTGTTCGATCCCGAGTCCAATCCAACCTACGCGTTGAACCGCACCTTCGATATTTCGCAGTACGTCCGCTTTCACCGTACCTCCGGCACTCTGGGCCATCCACTCGTCGTCTTGGATACTCAAGAGGATTGGCGATGGTGGCTTGAAACCTGGCAGTACGTCTTAGATGCCGCTGAAGTAACAGAACAGGACCGTGCGGCCTTGACCTTTTCCTATGGTCCTTTTATCGGCTTCCAGAGCGCCCATGAAGCGCTCATCCACCGAAATACGATGGTGCTGCCGTGCGGCGGAATGAGTAGTTTGGCCCGTTTGAAATTGATTATCGAACACAATGCTACCGTACTCTGCTGCACTCCCAGCTACGCTTTGCACCTCGCCAGCGTGGCAACAGAGCACCAAATCGAAATCGACAAGTCGAAGATTCGGAAGATTATCGTCGCCGGTGAACCCGGTGGGTCGATCCCATCCATCCGTGAACGAATTGAGACGGCCTGGCAGGCAACGCTTGTCGACCATGCCGGCGCTACGGAAATCGGCCCTTGGGGATATGATGATGCTGGGCAAGGGTTGCGAATCATCGAAAGTGAATTCATTCCAGAATTTGTTTCGGTCGATAGCCAACAACCGGTTGAGGACGGGGAATTAGCCGAACTCGTGCTGACCACGTTGGGGCGAAAAGGCGCACCCCTGATCCGCTATCGCACGGGCGATCTTGTCAAGCCAGACCGAGATGTAAGTGCGCCGAATCACTTTGTACGTCTGGCCGGTGGAGTTTTGGGACGGGTGGACCAAATGCTGATCGTGCGAGGAGTCAACATCTATCCGAGTGCCATCGAGCAGATACTCCGATCGATTCCAGAAGTGGCGGAATATCGGATCACAGCAAAAAAGAAAGGCGAGCTAGATGCCTTGTCGGTCGAAGTGGAAGATCGGCTGCAGGAGCCCACGCGAATTGCTCAGTTACTCAATACGAGGCTGGGGCTAAAGGTAGAAGTTCGTTGCGTACCCTGTGGCAGCCTGCCACGTTTTGAACAGAAAGGCAAACGTTTCCTCGATCAAAGAAAATGA
- a CDS encoding MFS transporter, with protein MSKSPGRGSLLVVFLTVFIDLLGFGIVLPLLPIYAEEFTLDESGLQLGMLMASFSIMQFFFAPVWGRISDQIGRRPVIMIGLVGSAVFYALFGYATIQRSLFLMFVSRIGAGLAGATISTAQAYIADTTSLEQRPKGMALIGMAFGLGFTFGPLLGYLAIPSGTGDPGPWPGFAAAALSLLAFFLAVFWLPESLHDDSESASHGLNFSQLREALRVPSIAAILLAIFVCVFSFANFETTLALMIKGRDSVFRFSFQQVCLTFAYIGFVLAVVQGGVVRRLAGRISEGALAGAGAIAELLGFFCLVVALQYRAEWMLYLGLTIVVLGFAFITPSLNSLLSRRSDPNRQGGILGIGQSVSSLGRIAGAGLGIPLLKMHPQLPAGVAMLLMAFGFVMIVWGARSGKDFGKAVA; from the coding sequence ATGTCCAAGAGCCCAGGACGAGGTTCGCTCCTCGTTGTTTTTCTCACTGTTTTCATCGATTTACTTGGATTTGGCATCGTCCTGCCGCTGTTGCCAATTTACGCCGAAGAATTCACGCTGGACGAAAGTGGATTGCAGCTGGGTATGTTGATGGCCAGCTTTTCAATCATGCAATTCTTTTTCGCACCGGTTTGGGGTCGGATTTCCGACCAGATCGGCCGTCGTCCGGTGATCATGATTGGATTGGTCGGTTCGGCTGTTTTTTACGCGTTGTTCGGATACGCGACGATCCAACGGAGTCTGTTTTTGATGTTTGTTTCGCGAATTGGCGCCGGTTTGGCCGGAGCCACTATTTCGACAGCTCAAGCTTATATTGCCGACACGACTAGCTTGGAGCAACGTCCGAAAGGTATGGCGCTGATCGGCATGGCCTTCGGACTTGGATTTACCTTTGGTCCTTTATTGGGCTATCTGGCGATTCCAAGTGGAACGGGGGATCCCGGCCCCTGGCCTGGATTTGCCGCCGCCGCTCTTTCGCTGCTCGCCTTTTTCCTGGCGGTTTTTTGGCTGCCAGAATCATTGCATGACGATTCCGAATCGGCTTCTCACGGCCTGAATTTCTCCCAGCTTCGGGAGGCTCTTCGCGTGCCATCGATAGCCGCCATCTTGCTTGCGATTTTTGTTTGCGTTTTTTCCTTTGCTAATTTTGAAACAACCTTGGCGTTAATGATCAAAGGTCGTGATTCGGTCTTTCGTTTTTCGTTTCAACAGGTTTGCCTCACCTTTGCCTACATTGGTTTTGTGCTTGCGGTCGTACAAGGTGGCGTTGTTCGTCGCCTGGCTGGACGGATATCGGAAGGAGCCCTGGCGGGTGCAGGGGCGATCGCGGAGTTGTTAGGTTTCTTCTGCTTGGTCGTAGCTCTGCAGTATCGGGCGGAGTGGATGCTCTACCTGGGGCTAACCATTGTCGTACTCGGCTTTGCCTTTATCACACCGTCCCTCAATTCCCTCTTGTCACGACGCAGCGATCCGAATCGACAGGGCGGCATTCTTGGAATTGGTCAGAGCGTCAGTTCACTGGGGCGGATCGCCGGGGCTGGGTTGGGGATTCCGCTGCTGAAAATGCATCCTCAGCTGCCTGCCGGAGTTGCCATGTTATTGATGGCGTTTGGCTTTGTGATGATTGTGTGGGGAGCTCGATCTGGCAAAGACTTCGGCAAAGCCGTTGCTTGA